The Candidatus Eisenbacteria bacterium genome segment ATGATGCCGGTCCGGGCCTGCACCGCCATGGGGCTCTGGGTGCGGATCTGCATGCCCTCGGTCACCGTCTCGGTGCACGCCGGGATGGGCTTGCCCACGCCGACCTTCTCCACCAGGCACATGCGGCACGCGCCCAGCGGCTTCAGCCGGTGGTGCGAGCAGAAGATGGGGATGACGATGCCCAGCTGGCGCGCCGCCTCGGTGACCAGCGTGCCCTCGGGCACGGTCACCGCGCGCTCGTCGATGTTGAGGGTGATCATCTTGGGGTCGGGCATGGCATCCTCTACCGGGATCCCGCCAGGGCCGCGTCGCGGACGACGCAGCGCTTCTCGCGGATGTGGGCCTCGTACTCCTCGCGGAACGTGCGCACCGAGCTCTCCACCGGCATGGCCGCCGCGTCGCCCAGCGCGCAGAAGCTGCGCCCCAGCAACGTGCCGCACAGGTCCAGCAGCAGGTCCAGGTCGCCCGGCTGGCCCATGCCGTGCTCGATCCGGTCCAGGATCTTCTCCATCCAGTAGGTACCCTCGCGGCACGGGGTGCACTTGCCGCACGACTCGTGGCGGTAGAACCGGATCAGGTTGAGCGTGGCGCGCACCATGCACATGCGCTGGCTCATCACGATCACCCCGGCGGAGCCCAGCATGGAGCCCGCGGCCTGCACCGACTCGAAGTCCAGGGCGATATCCACCTTCGAGGCGTCCAGCACCGGCACGGACGAGCCTCCGGGGATCACCGCGCGCAGTTCGTGGCCGTCGCGCATCCCGCCGCATACGTCGTAGATCAGCGTCTTCAGCGAGGTGCCCAGGGGCAGCTCGTAGTTGCCGGGGCGTTTCACCGGACCGCTGACCGAGAAGATCTTGGTGCCGGGGCTCTTCTCGGTGCCGAACTTGCGGAACGCCGCGGGGCCCTGGCCCACGATGAACGGGACACAGCAGATGGTCTCGACGTTGTTGACCACCGTCGGGCCGCCGTACAGCCCCTTCACCGCCGGGAACGGCGGCTTCAGGCGAGGCTGGCCGCGGTAGCCCTCCAGCGAGTCCAGCAGCGCGGTCTCCTCGCCGCAGATGTAGGCGCCGGCGCCGCGGTGCACCACCAGTTCCAGGTCGTAGCCCGAACCGAAGATGTTTCTGCCGAAGTAGCCCCTGGCGTACGCCTCGGCCAGCGCCTCCTCCAGGATCTGCGCCTGCTGCACGAATTCGCCGCGGATGTAGATGAACGCCAGGTGCGCGCCGATGGCGTAGGCCGCGAGATGGATGCCCTCGAACAGCATGTGCGGGCACTTTTCCATGAGCTCGCGGTCCTTGAAGGTGCCCGGCTCGCTCTCGTCGGCGTTGACCACCAGGTACCTGGGGTCGGCGGAGACCTTGGGCACGAAGCCCCACTTCATGCCGGCCGGGAACCCCGCGCCGCCGCGGCCGCGCAGGCCGGACTGCTTCACCTTCTCGATGATCTCGTCCGGTGCCACCTTCGAGGTGAGCATCTGCCGCGCGACCTGGTAGCCGCCCACGTCCGCGGCCTCGTAGCCGGCCAGCGCCCGCAGCCCGGGCTTGTGGAAGTGCTTGAAGAGAATGTCGTTCATGGCAGCGAGTCCAGGATCCGGTCGAGCGCCTGGATGGTCAGGTTCTCGTGGTACACGCCGTTGATCTGCACCGCGGGGCCGGTGCCGCAGGAGGCCAGGCACTCCACGTTGCGCAGGGTGAAGCGACCGTCCGGGGTGGTCTCGCCGGGCTGGATGCCCAGCCGCTTGCGCAGGTGGCTGGCGATGTCGTCCGCGCCCATCAGCGCGCACGAGAGCGTCCGGCACACCTCCACCACGTACCTGCCGACCGGCTGGCGGTGGAACATGGTGTAGAAGCTCACCACGCCGGACACCTCCTCGGCGTGCAGGTCCAGCAGCTTTGCCACCAGCGCCTCGGCCTCCTCGGAGACGTACCCGAACTCGCGCTGCGCCACGTACAGCACCGGCAGCACCGCCGACCGCTTGCGCGGGTACTTCGCGATGATCCGCCGGCACTCTTCCAGCGCCGCGGGCTTGAACTCGAGGGCCATCAGCGGTCCACCTCCCCCAGCACGATGTCGATGGAGCCGATGGCGGCGACCACGTCGGCCACCAGGCGGCCCTCGCACATGGCGGCCAGCGACTGGAGATTCACGAAGGAGGGGCCGCGCACGTGCACGCGGTACGGGTTGGGACCGCCGTCGCTGCAGAGGTAGTAGCCCAGCTCCCCCTTGGGCGCCTCCACGGCCTGGTACACCTCGCCCGGCGGCGGGCGGAAGCCCTCGGTCACCAGGCGGAAGTGCTGGATCAGCGCCTCCATGCTGGAGTGCACGTCCTCGCGCGGCGGCAGCACGTACTTCGAGTCGGGCGAGCGGTACGGGCCGGCGGGCATCTTCGCGATCGCCTGCTGGCAGATCCGCACGCTCTGGCGCATCTCCTCGAGACGCACCACGTACCGGTCGAACACGTCGCCGCCGGTGGCCGTGGGCACCTCGAAGTCGAAGTGGTCGTACGAGGAGTACGGCCGCGCCTTGCGCAGGTCCCACTTCACGCCGGCGGCACGCAGCAGCGGGCCGGTGACGCTCAGGTCCTTCAGCTGCGCGGCGGTGAGCACGCCCACGCCCTTGGTGCGACGCAGCCAGATGGGGTTCTTCGTGAGCAGCGTCTCGTACTGGACGATGTGCCCGGGCATCTCGTCCACGAACTGCCTGGCGGCCTCCAGGAAGCCCCCGGGCATGTCCAGCATCACGCCGCCGATGCGCACGAAGCTGGCGGTGAGACGGGCGCCGCAGATCATCTCCTGGAGCAGCAGGAACTTCTCGCGCTCGCGGAAGCAGTACAGGAACACCGTCTGCGCACCCATGTCCATGGCGTGGGTGCCCAGCCACACCAGGTGGCTGGCGATGCGCGTCATCTCGGTGAGCAGCACGCGGATGTACTGCGCCCGCAGCGGCACCTCGATGCCGCACAGCTTTTCCACCGCCAGGCAGTAGCCCAGGTTGTTGGAGATGGGCGCGAGGTAGTCCATCCGGTCGGTGGTGGGGATGAACTTGTAGTAGTTCTTGCTCTCCCCCTGCTTCTCCATGCCGGTGTGCAGGTAGCCCACGTGGGGCGTGCAGCGGACCACGGTCTCGCCGTCCAGGTCGAGCACCAGCCGGAGCACCCCGTGCGTGGACGGGTGCTGCGGGCCCATGTTGAGGGTCATGGTCTCGGTGTGGAGACTGGCGACGTCAGTAGGCATCCGTGTAGTCCGGGCTGATGGTGACGGGGCGCTTCTTGTAGGTGTCCAGGTTGTGCGTGAACGCCACTTCCTCGCGTCCCAGCGGGTATTCCTTGCGCAGCGGGTGGCCTTCCCAGTCGTCGGGAGTGAGGATGCGGCGCAGGTCGGGGTGGCCCTCGAAGGGGATGCCCATCAGGTCGTAGATCTCGCGCTCCAGCCAGTTGGCGCCACCCCACACGCCGGTGGCGCTGGGGCAGGGCTCGCCGTCGCCCACGCGGACCTTCACCCGGACGAAGTGACCGTGAACCGTGGAGTTGAGGTGATACAGGATGTCGAAGCGCTCGGCGCGCTCCGGCCAGTCCACCGAGGTCATGTCGCTCAGCAGGTCGAAGCGCAGCGCGGGCTCGTCCCGCAGGAACGCGAGGGCCTCCAGCAGGCGGTCCTTGCGCAGCGTGAGGGTGATCTCGCCGCGGAACTCCGCCTCTCCCAGGACCGCGTCCCCGAGGCGTTCCCGCAACGCGGCCGCAACCGGCCCGGCTGGTTCGCTCACCGTGATCCTCCCCGCCCGCCTACGCGCCCGCCGCCCGCGGGCGGTCGGGCATGTCCACCACCACCGGCTTGAGGCTGCCGGTGCGGATCTTCTCCTGGAGCTTCATGATGCCCTGGATCAGCATTTCCGGGCGCGGGGGACAGCCCGGCACGTACACGTCCACCGGCACGATGCGGTCCACGCCCGGCACGATGGCGTAGTTGTTGAACACGCCCGCGCACGAGGCGCACGCGCCCATGGCGATGACCCACTTGGGCTCGGACATCTGGTCGTAGACCTGCCGCAGCACCGGCGCCATCTTCACGCTCACCCGCCCGGCCACGATCATGAGGTCGGACTGCCGCGGGGAGGCGCGAAAGACCTCCGCGCCGAAGCGGGCCAGGTCGAAGCGCGACGCCCCGGCCGCCATCATCTCGATCGCGCAGCACGCCAGCCCGAAGGTGCACGGCCAGATCGAGCTCGCGCGCGCCCAGCCGACCATCTTCTCCACGCTGGTCAGCAGGATGCCTTCGGGGACCTTTTCCTCTAGTCCCATTCGAGCGCCCCCTTCTTCCAGATGTAGACGTAGCCGGCCAGCAGCAGCGCGATGAACACCAGCATCTCGAACAGCCCGAACAGCTTCAGCTGCTTGAACGCGACCGCCCACGGGTACAGGAAGACGGCCTCGATGTCGAAGATGATGAACAGCATCGCGACGAGGTAGAACTTCACCGAGAAGCGCTCCGAGGCGCTCCCCACGGGCTCGATGCCGCACTCGTAGGGCATGTTCTTCTCGCGCGAGGGCCGGTGCGGGCCCACGAACCGCGAGGCGGCCACGGTGGCGGCCGCGAAGCCCGCCGCCAGGAGGAACAGGATGAGCGCGGGCAGGTAGGTGTGGATGAAGTCGGTGGAACCCGGTGCCATGGGTGACATGAGCGTTCCGTCGTTTCCCGTCCCGGGGCCCCGCGAGAGGCCCGCGTCCCTGCGGGCTCATGCAGAGCCCGCAGCCCTGGGACCCCCTCAGGGGATCCGCTTCCCAAACCGGCACATTCTAGTCTGCCGGGCGGCCCGAGTCCAGTAGGGCAGGCGTTCCTGCCTGCCGGGTTTCACGACACCCGCAGGTCCGGCACGAATGCCCGACCTGCGTGGGCGGGCATGCCTGCCCGCCCGCGCGCGTCAGCGCGAGTTGAGCTTCCTCACTTCCGCGGCCACGGCCGGGACGACCTCGAACAGGTCCCCCACCAGCCCGTAGTCGGACACCTTGAAGATGGGCGCGTCGGCGTCCTTGTTGATGGCCACGATGCACTTCGAGCCGGTCATCCCGGCCAGGTGCTGGATGGCCCCGGACACGCCACAGGCCACGTACAGCTTGGGCGATACGGTCTTGCCCGTCTGGCCCACCTGGTCGGCGTGCGGGCGCCAGCCGGCGTCCACGGCGGCCCTGGAGGCTCCCACCACGCCTCCCAGCGCGGCGGCCAGGTCCTCGAGCACCCCGAAGCCCTCGGGCCCCTTCAGACCGCGCCCGCCGGACACGATGATCTCGGCCTCGGTCAGGTCCACCCTGCCCTGCGCCGCGGCCTTGAGCTCCACGGTGCGGACCTTGAGGTCCCCCTCACCCACCGGCGCGGGCATGTTCTCCACGGTCGCGGAGCGGGAGGCGTCCGGCGCCAGCGGCTCGAAGATCTTGGGCCGCAGCGAGGCCACCTGCGGAAGCCGGTCCCAGGTGAGCTCGGTCACCACCTTGCCGGCGAACACCGGCCGGGTGGCCACCAGCCTGCCGTTCTCGGCGCGCAGCGCGGTGCAGTCGGTGGCCAGGCCGGCGCCCAGGCGCGAAGCCACGCGCGGGGCGAGATCCTTGCCCATGGCCGAGGCCGCGAACAGCACCACCGCCGCGCCGGTCCTGCCGGCCGCGTCGGCCACCGCGGCGGCGTACCCGTCGGGGGTGTAGGACTGGAAGTGCGGGGCGTCGTAGACCAGCACGCGGTCGGCGCCGGCCGCCCCCATGGCGTCCACGCCGGCCACCTGGTGGCCCGGGACCACGGCCACCACGGGCGCGTTGCCCAGCCCGGCGGCAAGGCCCCGGGCCGCGCCCAGCGCCTCGTGCGACACCCTGCGGATGGAGCCCTCGCGGGCCTCGATGAAGACCAGGATTGCCATGGCGTCCCCGCGCGTCAGATGACGCGCGCCTCCTCGCGGAGAACCCGCACCAGCTCCGCCGCCGCCGCCGCGCCCTCGCCGACCATCCGGCCGGGCTTGCGCGCCGGGGGCGGAGTCACCGCCTTCACCACCAGGCCGGGGGCCTCGAGGACCACGTCCGACTCCTGGATCTCCTTCTTCTTGGCCGCCATGATGCCCTTGAGCGAGGGGTAGCGCGGCTCGTTGAGGCCCTTCTGCGTGGTGATCACCGCGGGCAGGGCGCACTCGCAGACTTCCAGGCCACCCTCGATCTCGCGCTCCGCGCGCACCCGGCCGCCGGAGACCTCCAGGCCGGTCACCACGGTGACGCACGGCAGGCCCAGCAGGTCCGCCACGCGGGGGCCCACCTGCGAGCCGTCGTCGTCTATGGCCTGCTTGCCGAAGAGCACCAGGTCCGGCGCCAGTTCCTTGAGCTTCGCCGCCAGCGCCACGGCCACGGCGCGGCCGTCGGCGTCGCCGGTGTCGGCCTTGAGCAGCACCCCGCGGTCCACACCCATCGCCAGCGCCGTGCGCATGGAGGTCACGGCTCCCGCGGGGCCCAGGCAGAGGACCGTGACGTCCTCGGCGGTGCCCGCCTCCTTGAGCTTCAGCGCGGCCTCGATGGCGAACTCGTCGTACGGGTTCACCACCAGGCTCACGCCCGAAAGGTCCACGTGCCGCCCATCCGCGCCCACCTTCACGCGGGTCTCGGAATCCGGCACCTGCTTGAGACAAACGACGATCTTCACGGCTCGCGCTCCGCGGATTGTGAAATGGTTCACGAGAGTGGTCGGAATTCGCGTTATCAACCAGCCCGGAGGGGAAAACCTTGCTGGACTGGCGCATTTTGGCGGTTGCGGACGCCCGTGTCAAGGCGCGGGCATCGGGCCGGGACGTCCGGCGCGGGGGGCATGAGGTGCGCCGGGGGGCAGGCGGGCCGGGACGGCTGGCGGGGGCGACGGGCACTCTGAATTGGCGGGGGCGACGGGCACTCGGACCGGCCCCTGGGCGCACCGCTTAAGGAAAGAGGACGGCGCCATCATGGCGCCGTCCTCCCGGAAAGGCTTCGAGTGAGACCGGGCGGTTACTGGAAGTGGACGTTCAGGCTCACGCGGTGCGCGTTCCCGAAGCCCGACTCCTTTTCGCCCGTGAAGGCGTAGTCAGCCTGCAGCTTGCTGACCTTCACACCGAGACCCGCGTTGAACTTGGAGTCGTTCACGCCGGCACGGAGGAACGCCATCGCGTCATCACCGAACTTCACGCCGTACTCGCCGCCGCCGTGGAGCACGGTGGCCGAGTTCTCGGTCCGCTCCACGTCCATGGCGAAGCGCAGGCGCTCCATGGGGTACAGGCCGGCGCCGATGCGCAGGTTGACCGGAAGGCGGTCGCCGCCGACCTTGCCGCCCATGTCCTGCAGCACGCCGCCCAGGGTGAGCATGTCACTGACCTTGAACTGCACGCCGGCGTCGAGGCCGACGCCGTTGCGCTGCTGGCTGTTCAGGCCCTGGAAGTAGCCCTTCAGCGTGAACCCGAAGGCCGCGCGGTCGGTGCCGACACCCACCGAGAGGCCGACGATGTTGTCGAACTCGCCGAAGTTGCTGGTCGAGTTGCCCTGGCCATCCCAGCCCTGGACGTCCCGGATACCCGAGTTCAACCAGGTCACGCCCAGCGAGAAGCTCTGGAAGCGGTGCGCAACGGCGATGTAGTTCTGGAAGCGGTCATTGGAGAGACCGGTGGTGTACATGGAGCTCAGGCTGGTTGCGCCTTCGCCCATCATGTAAAGCCCCGCGGGGTTCCAGTAACCCGCGGCCGCGTCGTTGGCCAGTCCGACGTAGGCGCCGCCCATGCCGAGCGCGCGCGCATCGAACCCGGTCCGCGAAAGCGGGGCGAAGTTCTTCGCATCCGAACTGTCTTCGGCCCACGCGGGCACGGTCACGGCAAACAGCGCCAGGCCGGCCAACAGGACCAGGGAGCCTTTCCGGAACATCTTTGCTACCTCCTTGTCTGTCGTTTTCAAGGACATCGGCGGGTCGGGGGCCCGGTTACCCGGGCCCCCTCCTCCACTCTTACCGGGCCACGGCGATCTTGATCATCGCCGTCGCGGTGCGGGAGCCGTCGCTGGCCTTGATCCGGCCGAGGTAGACACCACGGGCGACGGTCTTGCCGTCGTCGGTGCGGCCGTCCCAGACCCAGGTGGACTGGGGGGTCGCGTTGTCCACGTGCTTGGTGCGGACCGTGTTGCCCGCCAGGTCGAAGATGGTGACATCGACGGTGGCGTTCTTGGTCAGACCGAACACGATGGTCGTGGTGTTGTTCGGCGCCTTGTTATCGAACGGGTTCGGGTAGTTCTTGGCGTCGCCGCTGATCGCGAGCGTCTGCGACTGCGTCACGCCACGGAAGGTGCCCACGTTGCCGACGTTGTCGGTCACGTTGACGACGAGGGTCTTGCCGTAACCCGGGTTGCTCATCGAGATCTGGTGCATCGCGGCGTCGTACGTGAACGGCCAGGAGGCGCCGTCGACCAGGACCTGGATGCTCTCCGAGTTGACGTTGTAGTCGCCGTTGCAGTCCGTGGACGCGATGTCCAGCTTGATCGTGCCGTCGGAGATGTTGGCGCCCGTGGCGAGAGTGACCACCGGGCGGGACGCGTCGACGGTAAAGTCGTACGTCGCCGTCCGGAAGTTCTTGGGCGTGCCGTTGTCACCCACGGTCAGCGTGGCCTGCAGCTTGGTGCCGTCGGCCAGGTTGAAGGAGGTGGCGTCCGTCATCAGGTCGCCCGAGAAGCTCACGTCCGAGATGCGGTGGGTGGCAAGGGTCGCGCCCGTGGTCACGTTCTTGTACGCGATCACGAGGGAGTTCTTGTCCACGCCGTTGCCGTTGTCACTGATCTGGACCCTGATCACCGGGTTCGGGCCCACGCAGATGCCCGTGGCATTCTGGGTGGTCGGACCGGCGAAGTTCAGGTTGATGGTCGTGTTGATCTCGAGCGGAGTCGCGCCGTTGTTGAGCGAGTCCTTCACGCCACCGGCCGCGTGGTACTGCCGCGCGTCGTCGGTGTAGTGGTACGAGCTGTCCACGAACCAGTCACTCACCATGCCACCGTACGCGACCGCGCGCAGGTGATCCCCGTCCTTCAGGTCGAAGTTGGTCTTCGCCGAGAAGAACCAGGTGGTCACGCCGTCGGCGGTCCTGGACGAGTCACGGGTGATGTTGTTGTTGTACAGCGTACCCTTGTAGTGCGGGTACCGCAGCGACGCGTTGTCCCGGTCGAACTCCTGGACAAACACGTCCACCGCCATGCGCGTGGCGCTCAGGCCGGCGCCGGCGTCACTCGCGCTGAACCGGATCACCGGGTTGTTGCCCTGGTAGACCGGGGTCAGGTTGGTGACGGTCGGACCGTTGGCGTCCACGTTGAACTGGGTCTCGACGAACGTGTAGTCGCCGGTCGCGGAGGAGGCGGCAACCTTCAGCTGGTAGTTGCCGGTCTTCAGCGACGGGAACGCGCCGTCGTCGTTGCCCGGGTTGTTGTCGAAGCAGCCTTCGCTCTCGGACACCTCGTAGCAGATGTTCATGAAGCCGCTGCCCGACTCGTAACCCATCTCGTCATCAAGACCGCAGTGCGTGAAGCTGGTCTTGTAGTCGTAGATCTTGATGTAGTTGCCACCCACCGGGCGCATCCACGCCATCACGTTGTCGACCTTGTCATTGCCGAACGTGTGGTTGATGAGCGCCGAGAAGCAGGGGCGCGCATCCACGAAGCCGTTCACCGGCATCTGCAGGTGGGCCGGCCACGTCATCTCGCCCGGCAGGGCCTTGACGTCCGTGATGGTGATGTTGCCGTTGTGGACGGTGAAGTCCTTCTCCACGACGGCGTAGTAGCCCGCCTCGGTCACCCACGCCGTCGCCAGGTTCTGGCTCGGGTCAATGGTGACCTGGGTGGTGTGGTTCAGGTCCCACGCACCGGTGTCGAAGTCCCACAGCGCCACGGTCAGGGCGTTCGCGGTGTTCGCGCCCAGCGGGGTGCCGTACTTCAGGACCAGCTGCACCGGCTTGAGGAAGCTCGGGGCCGAGGTCTCGGTGCTCTGCTTCGAGATCAGTCCCCTGTCGTTGTACCCGCAGATTTCCACGCCGTACATGATGTTGCCGTACGCCGAGGGCACTCCACGGATGCGGTTCACGTCCGGCTGCGGCTGCGGCATGTCCGTCGGCAGCAGCAAGGCGTGGCTGGTGAAGCTCACCGAGGCCGGCGGGAAGTACGCCTGCGCAACCGGCAGGCCGCCCACGGTCTCGAGGCTGCGGATGGTGCTGTAGGAACCGAGCGACGGGGTGACCGAGAAGGCGGTGAGGCCGGCCATCTCGAGGTCCGTCACCAGTCCGTTATTCAGGCCCGCGAACACCCACGCCAGACCACCGTCGCTGGTGATCGTGTTGAGCGGCACGGAGCCCGCGTACAGGGTCGAGTTGATGGTGTTCTGACGCATCGCAACCGCGTAGGCCACGTAGGCGTCGTCCGCGGTGTTGACCGCGCGTTCCACGGCGAGGACCGCCGGGACGCCACCGGTGCCGTCCGTCGTCACCTGGACCAGCGCGCTGTCACAGTCCGTCTCGTTCGAGGCGAAGCTGATGTTCGCGATCTGCGCCAGGTTGGTCATGGTCCAGTTCGCCAGGCCGCTGCTCACCGCGAGTGCAGCCGAGGTGACCGGGGCCAGGGTCGGGTCGCTGTTCGCCGCGGTGTCCTTCGCGACGGCACGGAATTCGTACGTGCCGTTCGCGTACTTCGCCGCGTCGAACGTCGTCTTCCACAGGGTCCACGCCACGTTGCCGTTCGCGAGCTTGCGGACGACGCGGTTGCCGAGGCCCTTCGCCGCGGCCGGAGTCAGCGTGCCCCTGAAGACCTGGGTGCTGATTCCGACGTTGGTCCAGGAGCCGGCGCCGCTGAGGCGGGCCTGGAACTGGACGTCGTTCACGTCCTTGTCGTAGCTCACCGCGTAGACGGCCTTCGGCAGCAGACCCGCGATCGAAGCGACCGGGGAGAGCTGGTCGGAGACCAGCACGGTGGTGCTGGCGACTTCGGAGAAGTTGTGCAGGTTGTCCCACGACTGGAAGTACACGGTGTACAGGCCGGCGGCCAGACCCGTGGTGTTCCACAGGGTGGTGAACGCACCGCTCACACCCTGGCTCGCGGCCATGCGGACGTCGAACATCTGGACGCCGCTGCCGTTGTAGACGTGGAACCAGACGCTGTCGACGCCCACGTTCAGGGCGGCGGTCGGCACGTCGTCGTAGGTGGCCGCAACCAGCGCCACGTTGGTGCCCGCGGTCACGTTCACCGGGACCGCCGTGACCGGCTGGCCGGCGACGGTCTGGAAGAACGCGCGCGGCGCGTTGAAGTCAATGTTGTACAGCACGTTGTCCGGCGTCGCGACCGTCCGGGCCCCGCTGCACGCGTTGTCCGTCACCGTGGCGCGCAACTGCACCTTGCCCACGTTGCCGAACTGGCTCGTCCAGGTCGAGATCGCCGCGCCGTTGAACAGGTAGCTCAGGGCGTACGGCGTGTTCGCGTCGCTGCCCAGGTTCAGCCAGTTGGACGCGATCTCGGCCGAGGCAGGCGTGATCGGGCTGCTCGGGAGAACGGTGGCAAGCTTCGCCTGCCACGCGACGTTGGTCACCGGCGCGATGCTGCGGGTCACCGTGGCGCTCAGGCTCATGATCGGGGTGTGGGTGCGGCCGTCGAAGGCCGTGCCCGTGCCACCACCGATCCACGTGCCGCCGCCCAGGGGCTCGACCACCGGGCCCATGGTGAGGGCCGGACCGGCGTTGTCCACGATCACGCTGATGTTGTTCACAGCGGGGTCGAAGTTGCCGGCGGAGTCGATTGCGGCCGCGCGGACCAGGTACTGGCCATCCGCGAGGAGTCCGATCGTGTGCAGAACGCCGGTGTAGGTCTTGGGCGAACCCGAGGCCGCGGCGGTCAGCATCGAGTCGAACGGCGTGAAGCTGCCGCCCGAGACGCTCTTGTAGTCGAAGCGGACCTTACGAATGCTGGAGGCGTCGATGACCATCGCGCTGAACGAGACGTCACCGTACACCACGCAGCCGTTGTTCGGGGCGGTCACGACCGCCTGGTTCGGGTTCACGTTCGTGACGCCGATCTGGATGGCGTCGGTCGAGGTGACCCCACCGAACCTGTCGTAGATCTTCACGGTCAGCGTGCCCTGCCAGTAACCGTTCACCTGCAGGTAGGTCTGCAGGCCGGCGAGGCGGGACAGGCCGAACCCGAAGTTGTACGGGGACACGGTCACGTGGCCCAGCTGGATCGTCGCCGGCGTGGTGCCGTACACGTTGGAACCGGCGCCCAGGTTCGGGCCGGTCAGCGTGTACTCGGCGTACGCGTCGACGCTGTTGTTGGCGTTGTCCTGCGGGTTCACGTACAGCGAGTCGTTGCCGCTCGCGTACACCCAGCCGCTGCCACCGAGCAGGGTGCTCGGGTAGTAGATGGTGGAGGACGTGACGTCCGTCACCTTCCACAGGGCGAAGGCCGGGCCCGAGGTGGTGTAGAACTGCACCGCCGACGGGGGCACCGTCGCCAGCGCGGTCGGGAACGTACCCGGGTCGAACTCGGCGTCGGCGTCGGAGTCGTACGCCATGTTGCCGGCGGCGTCGAAGCCGATCACGCGAACGTCGATCGAGTCGTTGGACGGGAACGTGCCGTAGGTCAGCCAGTACGCGCCGTCACGCAGCGTGTTGACGGTGCCCATGCTGGTGTACGAGAAGTACTCGTCGGCGACGGTCTTCCGCTTCCAGAAGAACCGCGCGGAGGTCACGTCGGTCGCGTACGGGCCCTGCGGCGTGGCCTTGAAGGTCACGGTCGTGGGCATGGTCACGCGGCCGCCGATGGTGACCGGGTCCACGATGGCCAGCGCCAGCGTCGGCGCCAGGGCGTCGTAGATGAAGGTCGTCGTGGTCGTGACCGTGTTGTTCGCCAGGTCGTACACGGTGGCCTTGATGTCGTACTGACCGTCATTGGCCATCCCGACGATCTTCGTGTAGCTGACGCTGCGGTTCCAGCTGTAGCTGTAGGTCTGGGTCGCGACCGCAGTGCCCTTCGGACCGCCCTTGCCCTTGGTCTCTTCTTCGACGTCCGGGCGCGGGAGAATCACGATGGTGTCCATGAACGCGCTGGTCGCGTGGTTCCACAGGGTCAGGACCGCCGCGCCCAGGCCGGCGTTGTCCGACGCCGCGAGCGAGATCGTGTACGGCAGGGCGAGGCGCGTGTTCATCAGCGGAGCGGTGAAGTGCGCCGTCGGCGGCGAGGTGTCCTTCAGGTAGAAGGACTTCGTCGAGCTGCACTCGTTCCCGGCGCTGTCGCGCACGAACACGTACGCGGAGCCGGTGAACCCGCCCGCGGTCGGCGAGGTCGCAACCGCACCCGAGGACGGGTAGCGGATCACGACTTCGTGCGTCAGCGCGGCGGTGTGCAGCCAGCCGTAGGTGTGGACGTCACCACCCAGGTCGGAACGGAAGAAGAACGGCAGGCCGAGGCGGTCGCTGACCGCGTCGGTCA includes the following:
- a CDS encoding NADH-quinone oxidoreductase subunit B, encoding MGLEEKVPEGILLTSVEKMVGWARASSIWPCTFGLACCAIEMMAAGASRFDLARFGAEVFRASPRQSDLMIVAGRVSVKMAPVLRQVYDQMSEPKWVIAMGACASCAGVFNNYAIVPGVDRIVPVDVYVPGCPPRPEMLIQGIMKLQEKIRTGSLKPVVVDMPDRPRAAGA
- a CDS encoding electron transfer flavoprotein subunit beta/FixA family protein, whose amino-acid sequence is MKIVVCLKQVPDSETRVKVGADGRHVDLSGVSLVVNPYDEFAIEAALKLKEAGTAEDVTVLCLGPAGAVTSMRTALAMGVDRGVLLKADTGDADGRAVAVALAAKLKELAPDLVLFGKQAIDDDGSQVGPRVADLLGLPCVTVVTGLEVSGGRVRAEREIEGGLEVCECALPAVITTQKGLNEPRYPSLKGIMAAKKKEIQESDVVLEAPGLVVKAVTPPPARKPGRMVGEGAAAAAELVRVLREEARVI
- a CDS encoding electron transfer flavoprotein subunit alpha/FixB family protein, whose protein sequence is MAILVFIEAREGSIRRVSHEALGAARGLAAGLGNAPVVAVVPGHQVAGVDAMGAAGADRVLVYDAPHFQSYTPDGYAAAVADAAGRTGAAVVLFAASAMGKDLAPRVASRLGAGLATDCTALRAENGRLVATRPVFAGKVVTELTWDRLPQVASLRPKIFEPLAPDASRSATVENMPAPVGEGDLKVRTVELKAAAQGRVDLTEAEIIVSGGRGLKGPEGFGVLEDLAAALGGVVGASRAAVDAGWRPHADQVGQTGKTVSPKLYVACGVSGAIQHLAGMTGSKCIVAINKDADAPIFKVSDYGLVGDLFEVVPAVAAEVRKLNSR
- a CDS encoding NADH-quinone oxidoreductase subunit C codes for the protein MSEPAGPVAAALRERLGDAVLGEAEFRGEITLTLRKDRLLEALAFLRDEPALRFDLLSDMTSVDWPERAERFDILYHLNSTVHGHFVRVKVRVGDGEPCPSATGVWGGANWLEREIYDLMGIPFEGHPDLRRILTPDDWEGHPLRKEYPLGREEVAFTHNLDTYKKRPVTISPDYTDAY
- the nuoF gene encoding NADH-quinone oxidoreductase subunit NuoF, with protein sequence MNDILFKHFHKPGLRALAGYEAADVGGYQVARQMLTSKVAPDEIIEKVKQSGLRGRGGAGFPAGMKWGFVPKVSADPRYLVVNADESEPGTFKDRELMEKCPHMLFEGIHLAAYAIGAHLAFIYIRGEFVQQAQILEEALAEAYARGYFGRNIFGSGYDLELVVHRGAGAYICGEETALLDSLEGYRGQPRLKPPFPAVKGLYGGPTVVNNVETICCVPFIVGQGPAAFRKFGTEKSPGTKIFSVSGPVKRPGNYELPLGTSLKTLIYDVCGGMRDGHELRAVIPGGSSVPVLDASKVDIALDFESVQAAGSMLGSAGVIVMSQRMCMVRATLNLIRFYRHESCGKCTPCREGTYWMEKILDRIEHGMGQPGDLDLLLDLCGTLLGRSFCALGDAAAMPVESSVRTFREEYEAHIREKRCVVRDAALAGSR
- a CDS encoding NADH-quinone oxidoreductase subunit A, with protein sequence MAPGSTDFIHTYLPALILFLLAAGFAAATVAASRFVGPHRPSREKNMPYECGIEPVGSASERFSVKFYLVAMLFIIFDIEAVFLYPWAVAFKQLKLFGLFEMLVFIALLLAGYVYIWKKGALEWD
- the nuoE gene encoding NADH-quinone oxidoreductase subunit NuoE — protein: MALEFKPAALEECRRIIAKYPRKRSAVLPVLYVAQREFGYVSEEAEALVAKLLDLHAEEVSGVVSFYTMFHRQPVGRYVVEVCRTLSCALMGADDIASHLRKRLGIQPGETTPDGRFTLRNVECLASCGTGPAVQINGVYHENLTIQALDRILDSLP
- the nuoD gene encoding NADH dehydrogenase (quinone) subunit D, translated to MPTDVASLHTETMTLNMGPQHPSTHGVLRLVLDLDGETVVRCTPHVGYLHTGMEKQGESKNYYKFIPTTDRMDYLAPISNNLGYCLAVEKLCGIEVPLRAQYIRVLLTEMTRIASHLVWLGTHAMDMGAQTVFLYCFREREKFLLLQEMICGARLTASFVRIGGVMLDMPGGFLEAARQFVDEMPGHIVQYETLLTKNPIWLRRTKGVGVLTAAQLKDLSVTGPLLRAAGVKWDLRKARPYSSYDHFDFEVPTATGGDVFDRYVVRLEEMRQSVRICQQAIAKMPAGPYRSPDSKYVLPPREDVHSSMEALIQHFRLVTEGFRPPPGEVYQAVEAPKGELGYYLCSDGGPNPYRVHVRGPSFVNLQSLAAMCEGRLVADVVAAIGSIDIVLGEVDR